The following are from one region of the Candidatus Rokuibacteriota bacterium genome:
- a CDS encoding crotonase/enoyl-CoA hydratase family protein produces the protein MAFEQIRYDSVDGVATVTLNRPEKLNAVTSALLRELIAAFDEADADDTVRAVIVTGAGRAFCAGADLSAGTQTFDRSKGERPETEGEHRDGGGLVALRIYDMKKPVIAAINGPAVGFGVTMTLPMDIRIASSAARMGFVFARRGVVPEACSTWFLPRLVGMQRAAEWVYTGRVFGAEEALAGGLVSRVVPPEALLPTALALAREIADNTSAVSVALARQMMWKLLGTDHPMEGHRLDSRGMAWTGSSADAREGIASFLEKRPPRFTLKPSRDMPPFYPWWSERSFK, from the coding sequence GTGGCCTTCGAGCAGATCCGCTACGACTCGGTCGACGGCGTCGCGACCGTCACGCTCAACCGGCCCGAGAAGCTCAATGCCGTTACGAGCGCGCTGCTGCGCGAGCTGATCGCGGCTTTCGATGAGGCCGACGCGGACGACACCGTCCGCGCGGTGATCGTGACGGGCGCCGGGCGGGCCTTCTGCGCCGGCGCGGACCTGTCCGCCGGAACCCAGACTTTTGACCGCTCCAAGGGGGAGCGCCCGGAGACCGAGGGCGAGCACCGTGACGGCGGCGGGCTCGTAGCGCTCCGGATCTACGACATGAAGAAGCCGGTGATCGCCGCCATCAACGGCCCGGCCGTCGGCTTCGGCGTCACGATGACGCTTCCCATGGATATCCGCATCGCCTCGTCGGCGGCGCGCATGGGCTTCGTCTTCGCGCGGCGCGGCGTCGTGCCGGAAGCCTGCAGCACGTGGTTCCTGCCTAGGCTCGTCGGGATGCAGCGCGCCGCCGAGTGGGTGTACACGGGGCGGGTCTTCGGGGCGGAGGAGGCGCTCGCCGGCGGGCTCGTGAGCCGCGTCGTGCCGCCCGAAGCGCTCCTGCCCACGGCGCTCGCCCTGGCGCGAGAGATTGCGGACAACACCTCCGCCGTCTCAGTAGCGCTGGCCAGGCAGATGATGTGGAAGCTCCTGGGCACGGATCACCCGATGGAAGGGCACCGCCTCGACTCGCGCGGCATGGCCTGGACCGGAAGCTCCGCGGACGCCCGCGAAGGCATCGCCTCCTTTCTCGAGAAGCGCCCACCTCGCTTCACTCTCAAGCCCAGCCGGGACATGCCGCCCTTCTACCCGTGGTGGAGCGAGCGCTCCTTTAAGTGA
- a CDS encoding ATP-binding protein, which produces MSTPARRTRAAIVRLLERDERVFAFLLAVVMVGGLATLGLVPLRPRYRIDLPSLVFWFAMYKVGILALVSVNPRSTSVVFFGALAVDLSLIFALLYLTGGGDSPFVNLFYPLVAVNAYYFGRWVGLGLALLAGLIYWAAARLAPPEAAWTAVVNLIGLVGLPAFALGHVADRERRARSEVERLYADLTGTLTRLQAAQAELLVAERMATVGRLSLKVAHEVRNPIAAIELNAELVGDLVKERGGADMEEAATLVMAIREQVSALDALTEEYLAFARFPRPQYDEDSVNEMVAALVEFVRPVAARQGSAVEATTDQAVPPMAIDRTLLRQAILNLVKNGLEALDRGGKLTVGTRRVDDQVEIAIRDTGPGIPPDVDKRLFEQFFTTKPQGTGLGLYISRQIIEEHGGTLRWESAPGAGTTFTASLPIKRAEHV; this is translated from the coding sequence ATGTCAACCCCGGCGCGCCGGACCAGGGCCGCGATCGTCCGCCTCCTCGAGCGGGACGAGCGCGTCTTCGCGTTCCTGCTGGCCGTGGTCATGGTCGGCGGCCTCGCCACGCTGGGCCTGGTGCCGCTCCGCCCTCGCTACCGCATCGACCTGCCCTCGCTCGTCTTCTGGTTCGCCATGTACAAGGTCGGCATCCTCGCCCTCGTCAGCGTCAACCCGCGTTCGACGAGCGTGGTCTTCTTCGGCGCCCTCGCGGTGGATCTCTCGCTGATCTTCGCCCTCCTCTATCTCACCGGGGGAGGCGACAGTCCGTTCGTCAACCTCTTCTACCCGCTCGTGGCCGTCAACGCGTACTACTTCGGCCGCTGGGTCGGGCTGGGCCTGGCTCTCCTCGCGGGCCTCATCTATTGGGCGGCGGCCCGGTTGGCGCCGCCCGAGGCCGCGTGGACCGCGGTCGTGAACCTCATCGGGCTGGTCGGGCTGCCCGCCTTCGCGCTCGGGCACGTTGCTGACCGCGAGCGGCGGGCCCGGAGCGAGGTGGAGCGGCTCTACGCGGACCTGACCGGTACGCTCACGCGGCTCCAGGCCGCTCAGGCCGAGCTGCTCGTCGCGGAGCGGATGGCGACGGTCGGCCGGCTGTCGCTCAAGGTCGCTCACGAGGTGCGCAACCCCATCGCGGCCATCGAGCTGAACGCCGAGCTCGTGGGCGATCTCGTCAAGGAGCGCGGCGGCGCGGACATGGAGGAGGCAGCCACGCTCGTGATGGCCATTCGCGAGCAGGTCAGCGCGCTCGACGCGCTGACAGAGGAGTATCTCGCTTTCGCTCGGTTCCCGCGCCCGCAGTACGACGAGGACTCGGTCAACGAGATGGTGGCGGCGCTCGTCGAGTTCGTGCGGCCGGTGGCCGCGCGACAGGGCAGCGCGGTCGAGGCGACGACGGATCAGGCCGTGCCGCCCATGGCCATCGACCGGACGCTGCTGCGGCAGGCCATCCTGAACCTAGTCAAGAACGGGCTCGAGGCGCTGGACCGCGGCGGGAAGCTCACGGTGGGCACCCGGCGCGTGGACGACCAGGTGGAGATCGCCATCCGCGATACCGGCCCCGGCATCCCGCCCGACGTGGACAAGCGCCTCTTCGAGCAGTTCTTCACCACGAAGCCCCAGGGCACGGGGCTGGGCCTCTACATCTCGCGGCAGATCATCGAGGAGCACGGCGGCACGCTTCGCTGGGAGAGCGCGCCGGGTGCGGGCACGACTTTCACCGCGAGCCTGCCCATCAAGAGGGCCGAGCATGTCTGA
- a CDS encoding amidase, whose product MSEESLAGLAAGIRARRISPVEAVERCLARIRKWDSRLHAFIRLDEEGALEAARSLEADAAVGRWRGPLHGVPLGFKDLCHLRGLPTSCGTRMPEYFVAAGECSAARRLLEAGAISLGKLNMTELAMGAYGDNAHHGDVDNPWLAGNAAGGSSSGSAAGVAAGFFAGAVGSDTGGSIRLPAGCCGVVGLKPTYGRVSRAGAMVLSWSMDHLGPLAWTARDAALMLKVMAGRDPADATASRRAVPDYAAGLEGGIAGVRIGLPENYFFEGVDEEIAAGVRQAARQLEGLGARVSEIRLPDPRAMTDVAMLITRAEASTIHARVFRERPQDLQPMVRARLQVGFGISAYDYLQALRLRAKLTRAFVREVFAEVDVLLTPVIPESPPALAALKTATVDEFNARAGRFSRLTRPFNGLGLPAISVPCGFTAAGLPLGFQAVGRPFDEALLLRLGHTYQEAAGWHHKRPSLD is encoded by the coding sequence ATGAGTGAGGAGAGCCTCGCGGGCCTCGCTGCGGGCATCAGGGCGCGGCGGATCTCCCCGGTCGAGGCTGTCGAGCGCTGCCTGGCCAGGATCCGGAAGTGGGACAGTCGCCTCCACGCCTTCATCCGCCTCGACGAGGAGGGCGCGCTCGAGGCGGCGCGCTCTCTCGAGGCCGACGCCGCGGTCGGGCGCTGGCGCGGGCCGCTCCACGGCGTGCCGCTGGGCTTCAAGGACCTCTGCCACCTCCGAGGCCTGCCGACCTCGTGCGGCACGCGCATGCCCGAGTACTTCGTCGCCGCGGGAGAGTGCTCGGCGGCGCGGCGGCTCCTTGAGGCCGGCGCCATCAGCCTGGGCAAGCTCAACATGACGGAGCTCGCGATGGGCGCCTACGGCGACAACGCCCACCACGGTGATGTCGACAATCCGTGGCTCGCGGGGAATGCGGCCGGCGGCTCATCGAGCGGCTCGGCCGCGGGGGTAGCGGCGGGGTTCTTCGCGGGCGCCGTCGGATCGGACACTGGCGGCTCCATCCGGCTCCCCGCCGGCTGCTGCGGCGTCGTCGGCCTGAAGCCGACGTACGGCCGCGTCAGTCGCGCGGGCGCCATGGTGCTGTCATGGTCCATGGACCACCTGGGCCCGCTCGCCTGGACCGCGCGGGATGCCGCGCTGATGTTGAAGGTGATGGCCGGGCGCGACCCGGCCGACGCGACCGCGAGCCGCCGCGCGGTGCCCGATTACGCGGCCGGGCTCGAGGGCGGCATCGCCGGGGTGCGGATCGGCCTGCCGGAGAATTACTTCTTCGAGGGGGTGGACGAGGAGATCGCCGCGGGCGTGCGGCAAGCCGCGCGCCAGCTCGAGGGGCTGGGCGCGCGGGTCAGCGAGATCCGCCTCCCCGATCCCAGGGCCATGACGGACGTGGCCATGCTGATCACGCGCGCGGAGGCCTCGACGATCCACGCCCGGGTGTTCCGGGAGCGGCCGCAGGATCTCCAGCCCATGGTGCGAGCGCGCCTCCAGGTGGGCTTCGGCATCTCCGCGTACGATTATCTCCAGGCGCTTCGCCTGCGCGCGAAGCTGACGCGGGCCTTCGTGCGCGAGGTCTTCGCGGAGGTGGACGTGCTGCTTACACCCGTGATCCCCGAGTCGCCGCCCGCGCTGGCCGCGCTGAAGACCGCCACGGTGGACGAGTTCAACGCGCGGGCGGGGCGCTTCTCACGCTTGACGCGGCCGTTCAACGGCTTGGGGCTGCCCGCGATCTCCGTGCCGTGCGGCTTCACGGCCGCGGGCCTGCCGCTCGGCTTCCAAGCGGTGGGGCGGCCCTTCGACGAGGCGCTCTTGCTGAGGCTGGGCCATACGTACCAGGAAGCCGCCGGCTGGCATCACAAGCGACCGTCGTTGGATTGA
- a CDS encoding MFS transporter: MRGPGRLFRLDRTRLLCVLLFCNTFSLGAFGPLLPEIGRTQSLADWQLGMAAAAFGFARMAAAMPTGLLVARRLAATLMAAPVVLIAGLLLLVSAGPFPILLAGRFLLGVAHTLTMVGGLTAILLEDQGPGASLRLNTFEFSGMLGILGGLGVVGIMPAAWGWKVSLVLASTPALIPLFLTPAMGRAFPEVPRAERGSAPAEERLTERRGDTGVVALMFSAGVVFALSWSAVSAFVIPIRGTREFGLSRTGISWLLAMAQVIDLAVLIPVGRLADRVGRGLVLGAVCVALGLGTLGVGLGSFPWFALGCACFGLGLGGWMLPLGVIREHTPVSRIAWRTGLYRVGVDSAIFLGPLVAGVLEGAGQRVFLAAIGGGALLLGARFIWRPSP; this comes from the coding sequence GTGAGGGGCCCGGGGCGCCTCTTCCGGCTCGACCGGACGCGCCTCCTGTGCGTCCTCCTCTTCTGCAACACCTTCAGCCTGGGCGCCTTCGGCCCCCTCCTGCCGGAAATCGGCCGCACGCAGTCGCTCGCCGACTGGCAGCTTGGGATGGCGGCCGCCGCTTTTGGCTTTGCGCGCATGGCCGCGGCCATGCCCACAGGGCTGCTGGTCGCCCGGCGCCTTGCGGCGACGCTCATGGCCGCGCCCGTAGTCCTCATTGCGGGGCTCCTGCTCCTCGTGAGCGCCGGGCCGTTCCCCATATTGCTGGCGGGGCGCTTCCTGCTCGGCGTCGCGCACACGCTGACCATGGTGGGCGGGCTCACCGCGATTCTCCTCGAAGACCAGGGTCCGGGCGCCTCGCTCAGGCTCAACACCTTCGAGTTCTCGGGCATGCTGGGCATCCTGGGCGGGCTGGGCGTGGTCGGCATCATGCCGGCGGCCTGGGGATGGAAGGTCTCGCTCGTCCTTGCCTCGACGCCGGCGCTGATCCCGCTCTTCCTGACTCCCGCCATGGGGCGCGCGTTTCCCGAGGTGCCCCGCGCCGAGCGCGGCTCCGCGCCGGCGGAGGAGCGCCTGACCGAGCGGCGGGGAGACACGGGCGTGGTCGCCCTCATGTTCAGCGCCGGCGTGGTCTTCGCGCTCTCCTGGTCGGCGGTGAGCGCGTTCGTGATCCCGATCCGCGGCACGCGCGAGTTCGGGCTGTCGCGCACCGGCATCTCCTGGCTCCTCGCGATGGCGCAGGTCATCGACCTCGCGGTCCTGATCCCGGTGGGGCGGCTCGCCGACCGCGTGGGACGCGGCCTCGTGTTGGGCGCCGTCTGCGTCGCGCTCGGCCTCGGCACGCTCGGCGTGGGGCTCGGCTCCTTCCCGTGGTTTGCGCTCGGCTGCGCCTGCTTCGGCCTGGGGCTCGGGGGGTGGATGCTGCCGCTCGGCGTGATCCGGGAGCACACCCCGGTCTCGCGGATCGCGTGGCGGACTGGGCTCTATCGCGTCGGCGTGGACTCGGCGATCTTCTTGGGACCGCTCGTGGCCGGTGTCCTCGAAGGCGCCGGGCAGCGGGTCTTCCTCGCGGCCATCGGCGGCGGGGCCTTGCTGCTCGGCGCGCGATTCATCTGGCGCCCGAGCCCTTGA
- a CDS encoding sigma-54 dependent transcriptional regulator: MSDQARLLVADDDEAVRLSLERTLTREGYGVVLAPDGQAALDRLRQGGIDLLLSDLRMPGLTGLELLKLAKEVAPDVDVILLTAFGTVEEAVRAMKDGAIDFLTKPLQRAQLLRVVRQALERRSLIQQNRALQQRLDDLLRQGNMIGVSPAFKQMMTLIRQVADSSATVLIQGESGTGKELVARAIHDGSPRHAGPFVAVNCAALPETLLESELFGYEKGAFTGAAGRKEGRFELADGGTLFLDEVADLSPLTQPKILRVLQEGEFERVGGTRTLRVDVRIVTATNQDLAQLVRDKRFREDLYYRLNVITVTTPPLRERREDIRVLAQHFLRVYAAKNNRTLEGFTDEALGCLEAYRWPGNVRELENVVERAVVLARGTVIEVGNLPGNVTERSVMFTREAPAPGEPVAPGAAPDGVFTIRIGTPLAEIEQRVLEETLRFAKGNRTVTAKLLGVDPKTVFRKLKQVEGGADEPSDKPPEA, from the coding sequence ATGTCTGACCAGGCGAGGCTCCTCGTGGCGGACGACGATGAGGCGGTGCGCCTGAGCCTCGAGCGCACGCTCACGCGGGAAGGTTATGGCGTGGTCCTGGCGCCCGACGGCCAGGCCGCGCTCGACCGGCTGCGCCAGGGCGGTATCGATCTCCTGCTTTCCGACCTCAGGATGCCGGGGCTGACCGGCCTCGAGCTGCTCAAGCTGGCCAAGGAAGTCGCGCCCGACGTGGACGTGATCCTCCTGACGGCCTTCGGGACGGTCGAGGAGGCGGTTCGCGCGATGAAGGACGGCGCCATCGACTTCCTGACCAAACCGCTCCAGCGCGCCCAGCTTTTGCGCGTGGTCCGCCAGGCGCTCGAGCGCCGGTCGCTGATCCAGCAGAACCGCGCGCTCCAGCAGCGGCTGGACGACCTGCTGCGCCAGGGCAACATGATCGGCGTCAGCCCCGCCTTCAAGCAGATGATGACGCTCATCCGGCAGGTCGCCGACAGCTCCGCGACCGTGCTGATCCAGGGCGAGAGCGGCACGGGCAAGGAGTTGGTGGCCCGCGCCATCCACGACGGCTCGCCGAGGCACGCCGGTCCGTTCGTTGCCGTGAACTGCGCGGCGCTGCCGGAGACCCTGCTGGAATCGGAGCTGTTCGGCTACGAGAAGGGCGCGTTCACGGGCGCCGCCGGCCGCAAGGAAGGGCGCTTCGAGCTGGCCGACGGCGGCACGCTGTTCCTGGACGAGGTCGCCGACCTCTCGCCTTTGACGCAGCCCAAGATCCTGCGCGTGCTCCAGGAGGGAGAGTTCGAGCGCGTGGGCGGCACCCGTACGCTCCGGGTGGACGTGCGCATTGTCACCGCGACCAACCAGGACCTGGCGCAGCTGGTGCGCGACAAGCGCTTTCGCGAAGATCTCTACTACCGCCTCAACGTCATCACCGTCACGACACCGCCGCTCCGCGAGCGCCGCGAGGACATCCGCGTGCTGGCGCAGCACTTCCTGCGCGTCTACGCCGCCAAGAACAACCGGACGCTGGAGGGCTTCACCGACGAGGCCCTGGGCTGCCTCGAGGCCTACCGCTGGCCGGGCAACGTCCGCGAGCTGGAGAACGTGGTCGAGCGCGCCGTGGTGCTGGCGCGGGGCACGGTCATCGAGGTCGGCAACCTGCCCGGGAATGTCACGGAGCGCTCGGTCATGTTCACGCGCGAAGCGCCCGCGCCAGGGGAGCCGGTCGCGCCGGGCGCGGCGCCGGACGGCGTCTTCACGATCCGCATCGGCACGCCGCTGGCCGAAATCGAGCAGCGAGTTCTCGAGGAGACGCTGCGGTTCGCGAAGGGCAACCGCACCGTCACCGCCAAGCTGCTCGGCGTCGATCCCAAGACGGTCTTCCGCAAGCTCAAGCAGGTCGAGGGCGGCGCCGACGAACCCTCCGACAAGCCGCCGGAGGCCTGA
- a CDS encoding amidohydrolase family protein, with protein sequence MVITDSQVHVWGADTPDRPWPPGRAHQAQKPYPVTKDMLRNAMDEAGVARVVIVPPSWEGDRNDLALEAARLHPDRFAVMGRLAVEKPESRALVAGWRKQPGMLGLRFTFHTDLQKPWLTDGTADWLWPAAEKAGVPVMVFVPGSLPVVDGIAAQYPGLKLVIDHLAIRGDLRDGAAFEHLPDLVKLAKRPNVAVKSSALPCYSTEPYPFRAFHEPLHRIFDAFGPERMFWGTDWTRLQCSYRQAVTMFTEELAWLKGADLEGVMGRGLSSWLGWPQGA encoded by the coding sequence ATGGTCATCACGGATTCGCAGGTCCACGTCTGGGGCGCCGACACACCCGATCGACCGTGGCCGCCGGGCCGAGCGCACCAGGCGCAGAAGCCGTATCCCGTCACCAAAGACATGCTGCGGAACGCCATGGACGAGGCGGGAGTCGCGCGCGTCGTCATCGTACCGCCCTCGTGGGAAGGGGATAGGAACGACCTTGCCCTCGAGGCCGCGCGCCTGCACCCCGACCGCTTCGCCGTGATGGGGCGGCTCGCCGTCGAGAAGCCCGAGAGCCGGGCGCTCGTCGCGGGATGGCGAAAGCAGCCGGGCATGCTCGGCTTGCGCTTCACCTTCCACACCGATCTCCAGAAGCCGTGGCTCACCGACGGTACGGCGGACTGGCTTTGGCCCGCCGCCGAGAAGGCGGGCGTTCCGGTGATGGTCTTCGTGCCGGGCTCGCTGCCCGTCGTGGACGGCATCGCTGCCCAGTATCCCGGGCTCAAGCTCGTCATCGACCACCTCGCGATCCGGGGCGATCTGCGGGACGGGGCAGCCTTCGAGCACCTGCCCGATCTCGTCAAGCTTGCCAAGCGGCCGAACGTCGCGGTCAAGTCGTCCGCGCTGCCGTGCTATTCGACGGAGCCGTACCCGTTCCGCGCGTTCCACGAGCCTCTCCACCGGATCTTCGACGCCTTCGGCCCCGAGCGCATGTTCTGGGGCACCGACTGGACACGGCTCCAGTGCTCATACCGCCAGGCCGTGACCATGTTCACCGAGGAGCTGGCGTGGCTCAAGGGCGCCGACCTCGAGGGCGTCATGGGGCGGGGACTCTCGTCGTGGCTCGGCTGGCCGCAGGGCGCGTAA
- a CDS encoding ABC transporter permease, whose translation MLEYLIQRLAISAVTLAVISLIVFTGVRMIPGDPARVMAGTEADEAGLAEIREKYGLNDPIPVQYFRWVGLAIRGDLGESIRTRETVTKTVAKKLPITLELACLSILVALTIAIPVGVLSAVRRNTLWDYVANGLSLCGLSVPSFWLGIMLILFFSVRLGWLPASGFVSFFQDPVANLTRMIMPAFVLGTALAAVLMRQTRNSMIEVLSADYIRTAYSKGLAGRVVVFRHAIRNGLIPVVTILGLQMGALMGGAVVTEQIFVVPGFGRLIVESVFTRDYPLVQGVVLITAGAYVLINLLVDLSYSLLNPRIRIKGAANAR comes from the coding sequence GTGCTCGAGTACCTGATCCAGCGCCTCGCCATCTCGGCGGTCACGCTCGCCGTGATCAGCCTCATCGTCTTCACTGGCGTGCGCATGATCCCGGGCGACCCCGCGCGCGTGATGGCCGGCACCGAAGCCGACGAGGCGGGCCTGGCGGAGATCCGCGAGAAGTACGGCCTCAACGACCCGATCCCGGTCCAGTACTTCCGGTGGGTCGGCCTGGCGATCCGGGGCGACCTCGGCGAGTCCATCCGCACCCGCGAGACCGTGACAAAGACGGTGGCGAAGAAGCTGCCGATCACCCTCGAGCTGGCCTGCCTCTCCATCCTGGTCGCCCTCACGATCGCCATCCCGGTCGGCGTCCTCTCCGCCGTCCGCCGCAACACGCTCTGGGACTACGTGGCCAACGGGCTCTCGCTCTGCGGTCTCTCGGTGCCGAGCTTCTGGCTCGGGATCATGCTGATCCTGTTCTTCTCGGTGCGGCTCGGCTGGCTCCCGGCCTCCGGCTTCGTCTCGTTCTTCCAGGACCCCGTCGCGAACCTCACGCGCATGATCATGCCGGCCTTCGTCCTGGGAACCGCGCTGGCGGCGGTGCTCATGCGCCAGACCCGCAACAGCATGATCGAGGTGCTGAGCGCGGACTACATCCGGACCGCGTACAGCAAGGGGCTGGCGGGACGCGTGGTCGTCTTCCGCCACGCGATCCGGAACGGCCTCATCCCCGTCGTCACCATCCTGGGACTGCAGATGGGCGCGCTCATGGGCGGGGCCGTCGTGACCGAGCAGATCTTCGTGGTGCCGGGCTTCGGCCGGCTCATCGTGGAGTCGGTCTTCACCCGGGACTACCCGCTGGTCCAGGGCGTCGTCCTGATCACGGCAGGCGCATATGTCCTGATCAACCTGCTCGTGGACCTGTCGTACTCGCTGCTCAACCCGCGCATCCGGATCAAGGGAGCGGCCAATGCCCGG
- a CDS encoding ABC transporter substrate-binding protein, which yields MLMRRALTTLTALLIALTLAAEPAQAQKKTLVVALNQDPDILDPTPSRTYVGRIIFAQMCEKLYEIDENLKIFPQLAADMPAFTDGGKTVTIKLRPGVTFNDGTPMNAESVRYSLDRHLNMKGSNRRSELESVNSIEAVDPLTVRLKLKTPFSPLVAILADRSGMPVSPAAANKLGDKFGTAPVCVGPWQFVERISQDRIVLEKSPHYFDKGAAKFDRLIFRIIPDDNVRLANLRSGDIDMMHLVGPTDAANLRKEAKFEVSSVTGIAYSGITINLRNKTGKPPKPPGDLGTPLANDPRVREAFDLSIDREALNKVVWDGQNTVGCTPISPVSPFYDKSRKCPTRDVAKAKKLLADAGLAGGYSFEMVIVNDPQQRRVGEVIQGMAKEAGFNISLKPSEFASALNDNDAGKDQAFLIGWSGRVDPDANIFQFHTCGATLNSTQSCDEGVDVILNRAREVSDLTQRTSLYRQAVDKFAFARRNIIYIYHANYIVAYPKSLKGYKAVPDGLIRIKGATWQ from the coding sequence ATGCTCATGCGGCGCGCGCTGACGACGCTCACGGCTCTCCTCATCGCCCTTACGCTGGCGGCGGAGCCGGCCCAGGCCCAGAAGAAGACCCTGGTGGTAGCGCTCAACCAGGACCCCGACATCCTCGATCCCACCCCGTCCCGCACCTATGTCGGGCGCATCATCTTTGCCCAGATGTGCGAGAAGCTGTATGAGATCGACGAGAACCTGAAGATCTTCCCCCAGCTTGCCGCTGACATGCCCGCCTTCACTGACGGCGGGAAGACCGTCACGATCAAGCTGCGTCCGGGCGTCACGTTCAACGACGGCACCCCCATGAACGCGGAGTCCGTCCGCTACTCGCTGGACCGCCATCTCAATATGAAGGGCTCCAACCGGCGCAGCGAGCTCGAGTCGGTCAATAGCATCGAAGCCGTGGATCCGCTGACGGTGCGGCTCAAGCTCAAGACGCCCTTCTCCCCGCTCGTGGCGATCCTGGCCGACCGCTCGGGGATGCCCGTCTCGCCGGCCGCGGCGAACAAGCTTGGCGACAAGTTCGGCACCGCGCCGGTCTGCGTGGGGCCGTGGCAGTTCGTGGAGCGCATCTCCCAGGACCGCATCGTGCTCGAGAAATCGCCCCACTACTTCGACAAGGGCGCCGCGAAATTCGACCGCCTGATCTTCCGCATCATCCCCGACGACAATGTGCGGCTGGCGAATCTGCGCTCGGGTGACATCGACATGATGCACCTCGTCGGACCGACGGACGCCGCCAACCTCCGCAAGGAGGCGAAGTTCGAAGTCTCGAGCGTGACCGGCATCGCGTATTCGGGCATCACCATCAACCTCCGCAACAAGACCGGCAAGCCCCCCAAGCCACCGGGCGATCTCGGCACGCCGTTGGCCAACGACCCGCGGGTACGCGAGGCGTTCGATCTCAGCATCGATCGCGAGGCCCTCAACAAGGTGGTGTGGGACGGCCAAAACACCGTCGGCTGCACGCCGATCTCCCCCGTGAGCCCGTTCTACGACAAGAGCCGCAAGTGCCCGACACGCGACGTCGCCAAGGCAAAGAAACTCCTGGCCGACGCGGGCTTGGCGGGCGGCTACAGCTTCGAGATGGTCATCGTCAACGATCCCCAGCAGCGGCGGGTCGGCGAGGTCATCCAGGGTATGGCCAAGGAAGCGGGCTTCAACATCAGCCTCAAGCCCTCCGAGTTCGCCTCGGCGCTCAACGACAATGACGCGGGCAAGGACCAGGCCTTCCTCATCGGCTGGAGCGGGCGGGTAGACCCGGACGCAAACATCTTCCAGTTCCACACCTGCGGCGCCACCCTCAACAGCACGCAATCGTGCGACGAGGGCGTGGACGTGATCCTGAACCGGGCGCGCGAGGTCAGCGACCTGACCCAGCGCACGTCTCTGTACCGCCAGGCCGTGGACAAGTTCGCCTTCGCCCGCCGCAACATCATCTACATCTATCACGCGAACTATATCGTCGCGTACCCGAAGAGCCTCAAGGGCTACAAGGCCGTGCCGGACGGCCTCATCCGCATCAAGGGCGCGACCTGGCAGTAG